The genomic DNA taacccccccccccccccccgccacccaCTTCCTCCGGGACGTAATAAACTGCGCGAGTGACTTCCGGTCGGCGTTCGTGACCTCAAAAACGTCTGCTgctctaatatatagatttagccaaggccaagGCGAAGTTCCCGTTAATATATTTGTAATTTACTTCAAAAACTTTTAGCCATTGCAATGAAATCCACTTAGAGTTGAGCCTGCAATCAGttaaaaactagtaacttgtcagaggctaacttaaaaaaaaacacgtatCCGCGACGGGTCGGCAACTGAACCCGCCATAAGGTAGGATAgaaaccttgttttgacagctgtcggTTGACCTCAACATGGATGAGCAATATCAGGTTTCAGGCTCCCATTCTGAGCTCGAACGTGTGAGGTTCCACATTGGCTACGGACACATGACTAACATAATTTCTCGGATAGAGAGATaatcaaattttcttagctttgCCGGGGCTTCGCTATCACTGTCCATCTCTTAACGAAGACTGGTGCACATATTACAGTTTTTCGGAATGATGTCCTGCTATAACTGAACATAAGCAGGGAGAAGGAGTTTTCTAAGATAATTTTATGAATTAATTTCACCCAAATTTGCTTTTTCGCACTGACCCTGGGTTTACTTATACAGCTTTGTAATACCTGGCGCTGTTCCTCCCATTCCCTTTAGAATAATAGTTCGGTTTTACACTTTTTTCTACTGCCTTTTTTGTCCGAATAAAAATAATCACGCAATTGTGAGTGTCGTGACTCATCCGAGAAACGTCAACTTACCGGAAGTATTACGTGACACTCGATTACCCAATTCAAGATGGCGGGCAGTAGCGTGTGGATAGTATGGCTTGCCCTTGTAGTCGTTCAGCTTGGTTTTGGAGCGTATGGAGTGATTGTTTCGAAGTTTGCCAAAGAGAACCAGGCTGATCCTTTGATTTTTAGCCTGATTCGAGATGCAGGTTGTTTTCCGGTGCTTCTGTTGGCTGCTTTCGTGTCCGAGAAGACAATTCAAATTCCGTCATTGAGGTGAGGGTTGAACTTTTTAATTTAATCGCACGTGTCCTTTTAATGTtacctacaaaaataatttctttgatAATTCAAGTTCACATGCTGGAAAATTTATCTTTTATTTCCCTGTGAATATAATTATGACATTGAGAGCAAGGACCATTATCTTGTCAGGCGACTTTTAGCTAAACATCTTGTCATATCTCGATCGAGTTTCTTAAATTTGACTCTCAGTTGCAATTTAAGCCCTTGGAGATTCATTTTATAGGCTCTATTTTCAGTTTCGATGATATCTCTTATTTAAATGGCgtccattttttgtttattggaagtAATTAAATTTTACGAGAATGGTCACTGAAACCGCCAGGGTCTTTGACATTTATAGCTGGTACCGGCAGCGATTACGATTGACTAAATAATCagatcacaggtagcccaagatGAATAAAgcacagtggcggatccaggggaggggcccgggggaccTGCACCtcctttatttttagaccaaactgaggcccgaggggccgaaaaaagttttttggagACCGTGTCCCCGCCCCCCCTTttttctgaaggtctggatccgccactgaagcACAATGAGATCAGGATCGAAATCCTGTAAGAGGCCTTTTCCATTCCACATCTGTCACAAGTTGGGAAGAAGCTCTTAACAAAGTCACAATACGATCCACTATGTTTAATAAAATTACGGTAGACCAGATCTCTTTCACATTTACAAACACACTTGGGATGTGTTTCTTCGGGAATTTTTGCTGGGGTTCAATAAACGagttttgcatttctttccTAAAATCCAAGAAAAGAAGCCAACCTCCGAATGGATTCTTTGCGCTTTTTTGGGCATGGATCCGAGAAAAATGCACCTTGTAGGCGGTTTTTAAGAAAGTATGGGTTCTACCATATTTCCACCTGTGACCCTAGTATTGTGTTTACGCTCCATTTTCGACTGTGTTTTATCATTCATGTGTGCAAGCCAAGGGCGATAATAGACCATTGTACAGTTGTGGGCTTGGCAACCAAGCTTTTCAGTGAACGTAAAGCAAACTCGTCCctagggtcttctcgttttccaatatggtgGCGGCATATTCTATACaaacctccttccttttctaATGGAAACTACGCTTAAAAATTCTAGTTAGCTTAAGAACATGAATTTCAGCCTCGTTTCTACCTGcatgtaactgtaaaatggactattgggcgagaggaaaataaaaagtaatgatTATAAAAATGATAAGCCGGGGTGTAGGGAAGtcggggtggggaggggggattTGCTAGTGAAGTCCTGATGTAATTTTGTGTAATTCCACAGGGAACTTCCTTTGTTTATTGTTCTCGGGCTAACAGGAATGTTTGGAAATCAGTTATTATATCTTCTTGGAATTTACTACACCAACGCCAATATTGCGTCAATATTTCAGCCCGCCATTCCTGTTTGGACAGCATTGCTCGCTATCATTGTGCGAATAGAACCGTTCCCAAACTTCCGTACTTTGCACGGCTGGGCTAAGTGTATCGGAATTCTTCTGGCTGCAGTGGGTGCCATAGTAATGACTCTACAAAAGTCTTCAGGCAAAGCAGCAGATCACGGAACATCTACTAGTGACGATATCCACTTTATTGGGTACATTTTTCTATTAGGGAACACCCTTTCTATGGCCGGGTACGTTCTTCTCCAGAAAAAGTTCATCTTTGATAAAGAAGAGTCTTGTTGGAGGACTAAACCCGTCACAGTGACAGCGTGGAGTTACATGTTTGGCACAATTTTCATGGCTTTGGCCTCACTTTACTACGTCAATAAGCCCGAAAAGTTCACCTATTTCCCCGAGGAAGAAATTTACCCCATTCTCTACGCCATTTTCGTAGCCTCTGGCCTCTGCTATCTTTTAATTTCCTGGTGCAACATGCAGATTTCTGCGTCACTTGTCACTGCAACCTGGCCTCTTCAGGTCTTGTTCTGCGCCATCTTGTCATATTTCGTTTTAGGGGAGGTCCTGAATACGTCAGAATATCTCGGGGGCGTGCTTATCGTTTTCGGCCTCATGGCGGTCGTTTGGTCAAATTTCGCCGAAgaacgaaaaagaaaagaggagGAAGAAATGTTAAACGACTCATACGGCTATGTTAAAGTATCGCAGTATGATACGTTTGTACCCGAAAAATCTCAAACCGAGGAAAAAGCAATAAACTAGATGTAACACTGACTGTGGCACAACGAAATGAGCGGATACCTTCCCACGAGATCTCCAGGATCATAGTACCCAGTATGGGTGTGTATTCGACCGTAAACCATTTTAGAGCCCCAGTATTGATCAGTATCAATCATTGCTTCGAATCCGCCAATTTACCATGACTTGACCGCCACCAAGACTGAGAACACAGTTCTTTCAATATAATTGAACCAAGAATAAGGGCCTGTAAAACTATAAAGGACTCAAAAACAATTAAGAAGGATAGCAGAATGTCTAGGAGTTTTTCTAATAGCAAAACAATTTCAGAGTTGTCTTGCTAGAATTGCTAAATATTTTTTGGCAgtaggtaagaaaaaaaaaagtttcttcgTGATCCTCAAAAACGCCCTAAACTATGTAGCGATGTTTACATTTAGGCAAGATACAGCCGGATATTTCTGCACTTAAAAATCAATGAAGGTTTTTGCGATAATAGGTGCGGTTGCACGGGACACTTTTACCGTGGTAAATGACCCTTTTACGGCCGGAAATTGGCGTGGTAACATGAAAAACTGCCATGATCGACGGCGATTATTACCAAAATAGCGTGAATCAAAGCGGCTAAGTTACCTTGGGAATTAATTCACGTGTAACCACATGTTACCACGGTAAACTAAGCCCACGATAAAACTTACCACGGCTTCTTTAACGGGAAGTGCGTTTTACCATGGTGTGTGTGACCGCACCTAATAATGGgctattatttgcagccaaatcTTCGATCGCCATATTTCACTTCAATTTATCAGAGAGGTGGAGAGTTTTGTGATTATGGGCTGAATATCCCGAGATAAATTGATGTAACGCTTGAAGCTAGGATAATGGAGGAAATTGCACTTTGATTTTCGTATATTAGGGTTTATAACCATTTATCCACATTCGATTGCACTCTGTTACGCCTTCACCTCCGTgggtgggggtggggactcACTCGTGAAattgacggggatgctcgttgtTTGACTACTTAGAGATTCAAATTGTAGATGTTTATCTTATCATACGAAAAGCTAATATTTTTCGCATACAGATATCCGGCTTAGTGTAGTGTcgaaagaaatatatatatacaaagaATTAAACCCAAACGCCATTATTTAGTGTTTATCTCTACGGTCCTTATCCGTTCTAGAAATTAGTTTGCTGTTTTAGTAGGGTCTATTTAGGGCCAAAAAAAGCCTGAGCCAGGAGGATCCCCGTACCTTTCACACAGGGGCTCCCCCTACCCTGACCTGGCATTCTCGGAGACCCAAGagcagtcagtcgggccggaAGAAACAACACAACGAAAATAATCAAGCACGGGGAGAACCTTTCGCCGTACCGTTTCTCCCGActcgactgactgcccctgggccTCAAAAGATGCCTCCCCTGGGAGCATTCACCCACTTAGGGTTGATTTTCAGTGTCgtgtaatttttacgtgcgtacgtccGTAAAATTTACGTTGGCAAATAAAAGAGgggcaatgcatgaaaggtcgctcgtagacgtaaaagttgaaccttgcTCAACTTCTCGTGTAAgatcagcactttttatctttcTCTATATTATTtgcgtgattaaaatttatgtGCGTTAACTTGCGTAGCCAAAACCGCGTCAGTGGAAAGGCCATGGGAATAAAGAAAATCATCAGATCACCAAGTTTAAAGGCGCTTGACTGTTAATTATATCCTCATCATCAGTATCATTAGTCTGCCTCACGCAACGCTAAAAGAAACGGGACAAAAACGGATATGAGGGAGACTGCTGCAGTATCATGGAAATGTAAGACTTCACATTCCAATAGTTccaattttactttttataaaAATAGATTCAGTTTTACATTTGTGAAATATATCTTGAAAACTATTGACTTGCTCATGCGAATGCCAACAGAATTTACTACATCTGAATTATACATCCAATAGACACAATGGGCCAGTTAATAAAACGAAGTCTCAACAGACCGCGACTTAAGACAAACTGTGGACCTGAATCCAAATTTTTGCAAGTGCagtactttgttttgttttttatatgcAGTATGCCTTCCCATAAATCAAAATAGCTTTGAACGCGGTTTTGTAAAACAATGGTCGAACTCCGTCTATACATAACTGGCCGATTGTGTTTCGCAGCCTGTCCACAGGAAAACCTGCGGCGTGAGGGAAGTGGAGAAGCACAAATGCTAAAGAAAAGTCTGAGTAGCGTGAAACATTCTAATCTTATGGAGTCAACAGTAAAGTACCTTAGAAGAAAAAAGTTCAAGGGTAATGATAACCGACTGTGACACGGCGCGCATTTAACTAGAAGCAAAAGCTATAATATAAATTTAAAGAATAGTATTGTTTACAATCCCTACTTTTCCGTAAGATTGCCGATATCAATACAAACCCTAACCATGGTTTCAAGTGCACCGAGTCTAGATTGGGGATGAGTATGAAATCTATACTTAAGGTAAGCGCTCGACCTCGAACATCTTGCAGAAAAATAGGGGACCATTAATATTCCAACAATTTCCCAGATGTTCAGAGAATTAATGGGGCTCTATTGAAAACCTCACTCTCCATTGGATGGAGTTCACAGCTTCGTTATTATCCGTAGGCTGCGACTGAATACAGTCGCCTCTTATCGCTCCCCTTCGCTGGGGAAGCTCGAAACTTCCCACCGACGGAGATCGACGAGAGGTTTCTGTAGCGACTCTTCTACGGCTTTTTTCAACTTTCGTCTGAGACTAATAAGCGAAAATCCGTAAACACAGCTAAAAAGAGCGCCTTCAAATGTGATAAATGTGCCAAGTTTGAACGTGATTTGTACTGTG from Porites lutea chromosome 6, jaPorLute2.1, whole genome shotgun sequence includes the following:
- the LOC140941223 gene encoding uncharacterized protein → MAGSSVWIVWLALVVVQLGFGAYGVIVSKFAKENQADPLIFSLIRDAGCFPVLLLAAFVSEKTIQIPSLRELPLFIVLGLTGMFGNQLLYLLGIYYTNANIASIFQPAIPVWTALLAIIVRIEPFPNFRTLHGWAKCIGILLAAVGAIVMTLQKSSGKAADHGTSTSDDIHFIGYIFLLGNTLSMAGYVLLQKKFIFDKEESCWRTKPVTVTAWSYMFGTIFMALASLYYVNKPEKFTYFPEEEIYPILYAIFVASGLCYLLISWCNMQISASLVTATWPLQVLFCAILSYFVLGEVLNTSEYLGGVLIVFGLMAVVWSNFAEERKRKEEEEMLNDSYGYVKVSQYDTFVPEKSQTEEKAIN